From Sphingopyxis sp. MWB1, a single genomic window includes:
- a CDS encoding serine hydrolase domain-containing protein, which produces MMRSVGKSITALLLGMAKDSGHIAAVSDPVSHYWLETGKAPLGAATLEHLLTMRAGLAADDDDAASPGHEDRMDAADDPLAFVAALPRADPPGQRYRYNSATAYAAGVVVAKASGRSLAQFADSRLFAPLGITRWRWEADRAGYTKGQGNLWITARGLAAIGEMVRRKGRYRGKQIISGDWIPAVLAPAVDIAAVDPYADSYGYFWYGNVSQSATAWPMCILHREMAEIKSMSSPTKAGDRHHIGRLWARAWTAALRAILKPILAADISAAPPRR; this is translated from the coding sequence ATGATGCGGTCGGTGGGCAAAAGCATCACCGCGCTGCTGCTCGGAATGGCGAAAGACAGCGGCCATATCGCCGCCGTCAGTGATCCGGTTTCGCATTATTGGCTCGAAACAGGCAAGGCGCCGCTGGGCGCCGCCACGCTGGAGCATCTGTTGACGATGCGCGCCGGCCTCGCCGCCGATGACGACGACGCCGCATCGCCGGGGCACGAGGACCGGATGGACGCCGCCGACGATCCGCTGGCCTTTGTCGCCGCCTTGCCGCGCGCCGATCCGCCGGGGCAACGCTATCGCTATAATTCGGCCACCGCCTATGCCGCGGGCGTGGTCGTCGCCAAGGCGAGCGGACGCAGCCTCGCGCAATTTGCGGACAGCCGGCTCTTCGCCCCGCTCGGCATCACGCGCTGGCGGTGGGAGGCGGACCGGGCGGGCTATACAAAGGGACAGGGCAATCTCTGGATCACGGCGCGCGGCCTTGCGGCAATTGGCGAGATGGTTCGCCGCAAAGGGCGGTATCGCGGGAAACAGATTATCAGCGGTGACTGGATTCCCGCCGTGCTCGCGCCAGCAGTCGATATCGCGGCGGTCGATCCCTATGCCGACAGCTATGGCTATTTCTGGTACGGCAACGTCAGCCAATCGGCGACCGCATGGCCCATGTGTATTTTGCATCGGGAAATGGCGGAAATAAAATCTATGTCGTCCCCGACAAAAGCTGGTGATCGCCATCACATCGGCCGCCTATGGGCGCGGGCATGGACAGCGGCGCTCCGAGCCATTTTGAAACCCATCCTCGCCGCCGATATCAGCGCTGCACCGCCCCGGCGCTGA
- a CDS encoding DUF5935 domain-containing protein, translating into MRDLAFILFLFAFIGVGFRKPFLFVLAFCYIDIVAPQRLSYFLLNALPISQIVFLLAVGGWVIADNKRDVKWSGRQTLLCALLIYCWITTIHADFPIEAADKWSWVWKALIWAIFLPLTLRTKLRIEALALLMLLSAGSIAIAGGIKTAAGGGGYGSLQLLLDENFGLYEGSIMSTVGIAIIPLILWYRRHGTLFPPDWRVSTFCFALCFACMLLPIGTQARTGLVCLLVLAILSLRTVKYRLLYLAGAGLLAMAAIPFLPQSYTERMQTIQGYKSDQSASTRVAVWAWTTDYVKDNPFGGGFNAFLQNKLRVETEASEFDDSPGADTPTVHLDEARAYHSSYFEMLGEQGYPGLLMWLLLQGAGIFQMERLRRRYLKTRRAEEQWIAPLATALQNGHIVYMVGSLFVAIAFQPFIYMMLALEIGLTTYCRRREQQSGWRPLTARPAEVPARHGWQAGR; encoded by the coding sequence ATGCGTGATCTCGCCTTCATCCTGTTCCTGTTTGCCTTCATCGGCGTCGGCTTTCGCAAGCCGTTCCTCTTCGTCCTCGCCTTTTGCTATATCGACATCGTCGCACCCCAGCGGCTGAGCTATTTTCTGCTCAATGCCCTTCCCATTTCGCAGATCGTCTTTCTGCTGGCGGTCGGCGGGTGGGTGATTGCCGATAACAAGCGCGATGTGAAATGGTCGGGGCGTCAGACTTTGCTGTGCGCGCTGCTCATCTATTGCTGGATCACCACCATTCATGCCGATTTCCCGATCGAGGCGGCGGATAAATGGAGCTGGGTATGGAAAGCGCTCATCTGGGCGATTTTCCTGCCGCTCACGCTGCGTACCAAATTGCGGATCGAGGCGCTGGCGCTGCTCATGCTTCTCTCCGCCGGGTCGATTGCCATTGCCGGGGGCATCAAAACCGCCGCGGGCGGGGGCGGCTATGGCTCGCTGCAATTGCTGCTCGATGAAAATTTCGGCCTGTATGAAGGGTCGATCATGTCGACCGTCGGCATTGCGATCATCCCGCTCATCCTCTGGTATCGGCGGCACGGCACGTTGTTCCCGCCCGACTGGCGCGTTTCAACCTTCTGCTTTGCGCTCTGCTTTGCCTGCATGTTGTTGCCCATCGGCACCCAGGCGCGCACGGGACTGGTCTGCCTTCTCGTGCTTGCCATTTTGTCGCTGCGGACAGTGAAATATCGCCTCCTCTATCTGGCAGGCGCGGGGTTGCTCGCCATGGCCGCAATCCCCTTTCTGCCGCAAAGCTATACCGAGCGAATGCAGACGATTCAGGGGTATAAGTCCGACCAGTCGGCGTCGACCCGTGTCGCCGTCTGGGCGTGGACCACCGACTATGTGAAGGACAATCCCTTCGGCGGCGGCTTCAACGCATTTTTGCAGAACAAGCTGCGCGTCGAGACCGAAGCGTCGGAATTTGACGATTCGCCCGGCGCCGACACGCCAACCGTCCACCTCGACGAAGCGCGCGCCTATCATTCCAGCTATTTCGAAATGCTGGGCGAACAAGGCTATCCGGGGCTCCTGATGTGGCTGCTGCTGCAAGGCGCGGGGATTTTCCAGATGGAAAGGCTGCGACGCCGCTATCTCAAGACCCGCCGGGCCGAGGAACAATGGATCGCTCCGCTCGCCACCGCGCTCCAAAATGGCCATATCGTCTATATGGTCGGCTCGCTGTTCGTCGCAATCGCTTTCCAGCCCTTCATCTATATGATGCTGGCGCTCGAAATCGGCCTCACCACCTATTGCCGCCGCCGCGAGCAGCAATCGGGATGGCGCCCGCTCACCGCCCGCCCGGCCGAGGTGCCCGCGCGCCATGGCTGGCAGGCGGGCCGTTGA
- a CDS encoding VOC family protein: MAAPFIEHVNLTVSDPDRTADLLQRIFGWRERWRGPARDNGRTIHLGSDNAYIALYAEADANGSPARWPKGAPFNHVGIVVEDLGAVEARVKAAGLIPFNHGDYEPGRRFYFMDPDDIEFEVVSYAPAPQG, from the coding sequence ATGGCCGCCCCCTTTATCGAACATGTGAATCTGACCGTCAGCGACCCCGACCGCACTGCCGATCTGCTTCAGCGCATCTTCGGCTGGCGCGAACGCTGGCGCGGCCCCGCGCGCGACAATGGCCGTACCATCCACCTGGGGTCAGACAACGCCTATATCGCCCTTTATGCCGAGGCGGACGCCAACGGCTCGCCCGCCCGATGGCCCAAGGGCGCGCCCTTCAATCATGTCGGCATCGTCGTTGAAGATTTGGGCGCGGTCGAAGCGCGGGTGAAGGCAGCGGGCCTCATCCCCTTCAACCATGGCGATTATGAACCGGGCCGCCGTTTTTACTTCATGGACCCCGACGATATCGAATTTGAGGTGGTCAGCTATGCTCCAGCGCCGCAAGGCTGA
- a CDS encoding MaoC family dehydratase — MGAISPQEMTKLVGQQIGTSEWVLVDQDMINKFADATGDHQFIHIDEEKAKLTPFGGTIAHGFLTLSLFPLLAAKSDCPRAEGVKMGVNYGGNKVRFLAPVRSGKRVRGHFKLLALEEKRPGQWQQTLEFTVEIEGEEKPALMAEWISQFFV, encoded by the coding sequence ATGGGCGCGATTTCGCCGCAGGAAATGACCAAGCTGGTGGGTCAGCAGATCGGCACGTCCGAATGGGTGCTGGTCGACCAGGACATGATCAACAAGTTCGCCGACGCGACCGGCGACCACCAATTCATTCATATCGACGAGGAAAAGGCAAAGCTGACGCCCTTTGGCGGCACCATCGCCCACGGCTTTCTGACGCTGTCGCTCTTTCCGCTGCTCGCCGCCAAGTCCGACTGCCCGCGCGCCGAAGGCGTGAAGATGGGCGTCAACTATGGCGGCAACAAAGTGCGCTTCCTCGCGCCCGTGCGTTCGGGCAAGCGGGTGCGCGGCCATTTCAAGCTGCTCGCGCTCGAAGAAAAGCGCCCCGGCCAGTGGCAGCAGACGCTGGAATTCACCGTCGAGATTGAGGGCGAGGAAAAGCCCGCGCTGATGGCCGAATGGATCAGCCAGTTTTTCGTATAG
- a CDS encoding precorrin-2 dehydrogenase/sirohydrochlorin ferrochelatase family protein yields the protein MHQLPIFLNLAGRTVVLVGEGEAAEAKARLIERAGGVIVPEWREGAMLAFVALDEEGEARAAADALRARGLLVNVVDRPALCDFTTPAIVDRAPVTIAIGTGGASAGLAKAVRQRIEAMLPARLGDLARALQVAREAMKARWPGASARRRAIDAALAPGGVLDPLASEAAERVDAWLAAADAVDRAAARLEHIALASDDPDDLTLRAARLLGEADHIYHPADCPPGILARARADAVRHVAQQPPAASPEGLSLWIALPAK from the coding sequence ATGCACCAGCTTCCCATCTTTCTGAACCTTGCCGGCCGAACCGTCGTGCTGGTGGGCGAGGGGGAGGCGGCGGAGGCCAAGGCGCGGCTGATCGAGCGCGCGGGCGGGGTGATCGTCCCCGAATGGCGAGAGGGGGCGATGTTGGCCTTTGTCGCACTGGACGAGGAAGGCGAAGCGCGTGCCGCGGCCGATGCGCTGCGCGCGCGCGGGCTCCTCGTCAATGTCGTTGATCGGCCAGCGCTGTGCGATTTCACCACCCCCGCCATTGTTGACCGCGCGCCGGTGACGATTGCCATTGGCACCGGTGGGGCCTCCGCAGGGTTGGCCAAGGCGGTGCGGCAGCGGATCGAGGCGATGCTACCTGCGCGGCTGGGCGACCTTGCGCGTGCGTTGCAGGTAGCACGGGAGGCAATGAAGGCGCGCTGGCCGGGGGCGAGCGCGCGGCGCCGCGCCATTGATGCGGCGCTGGCGCCGGGCGGGGTGCTCGACCCGCTGGCGAGCGAGGCCGCCGAAAGGGTCGATGCCTGGCTGGCGGCGGCGGATGCGGTGGACAGAGCAGCGGCGCGGCTGGAGCATATCGCCCTTGCCAGCGACGATCCCGATGATCTGACGCTGCGCGCGGCGCGGCTGCTGGGGGAGGCCGATCATATTTACCATCCCGCCGATTGCCCGCCGGGAATATTGGCACGCGCGCGCGCCGATGCGGTGCGGCATGTGGCGCAACAACCGCCCGCCGCGTCGCCGGAAGGTCTGTCGCTTTGGATTGCGCTGCCAGCGAAATAG
- a CDS encoding mechanosensitive ion channel domain-containing protein, with protein MRLWWESNLLWVHSHWLQIAIAIGAGLLIYFLLSMIRTIALNRAKAADTQHSLTNIVGRVIYKTKSFVLALVAIRLVAGYAAPPPLVMNIIQFIFTIAVVLQVAIWAREIIIGLIQRRAADGNNETLTNAMGIIRLLISVALFAIAAVVILDNMGVNVTGLIAGLGIGGIAIGLAAQGIFSDLFASLSIIFDRPFRVGEAIKYDNSVATVERIGLKSTRLRSVNGEQLIISNTNLLSKEITNYAHLDHRRVQFAIGVIYQTTPAMLRALPALLEEQVRAEGHEFIRSSFIGFGPSSLDFELVVDVFSADYNEVIAARTAIGIRLFEEMTNAGYDFAYPTQTTFTAAPDGTMILPYPDSLTVKPQKGGGTKPA; from the coding sequence ATGCGCCTCTGGTGGGAAAGCAATCTTCTGTGGGTCCACAGCCATTGGCTGCAAATCGCGATTGCCATCGGCGCGGGGCTGCTCATCTATTTCCTGTTGTCGATGATCCGCACCATCGCGTTAAATCGCGCAAAGGCCGCCGACACCCAACACAGCCTGACCAACATCGTCGGCCGCGTCATCTACAAGACCAAATCCTTCGTTCTCGCCCTCGTCGCCATTCGCCTCGTCGCGGGCTATGCCGCGCCGCCGCCGCTGGTCATGAACATCATCCAGTTCATCTTCACCATCGCCGTCGTGCTTCAGGTCGCAATCTGGGCGCGCGAAATCATCATCGGGCTGATCCAGCGCCGCGCCGCCGATGGCAATAATGAAACGCTGACCAATGCGATGGGCATCATCCGCTTGCTCATCAGCGTCGCGCTCTTCGCCATCGCCGCAGTGGTCATCCTCGACAATATGGGGGTGAATGTTACCGGGCTGATCGCGGGTCTCGGCATCGGCGGCATCGCCATCGGTCTCGCCGCACAGGGGATTTTCTCCGACCTCTTCGCTTCGCTGTCGATCATCTTCGACCGCCCGTTTCGCGTTGGCGAGGCGATCAAATATGACAATAGCGTCGCCACGGTCGAACGCATCGGCCTCAAAAGCACCAGGCTGCGTTCGGTCAACGGCGAACAGCTCATCATTTCCAACACCAATCTCCTGTCAAAGGAGATTACCAACTACGCCCATCTCGACCATCGCCGCGTGCAGTTCGCCATCGGGGTCATTTATCAGACCACGCCCGCCATGCTCCGCGCGCTTCCCGCGCTTCTGGAGGAACAGGTAAGGGCCGAAGGGCATGAATTCATCCGGTCGAGCTTTATCGGCTTCGGCCCTTCCAGCCTTGATTTCGAGCTGGTCGTCGACGTGTTCAGCGCCGATTATAACGAAGTCATCGCCGCGCGCACCGCCATCGGCATCCGCCTGTTCGAGGAAATGACCAACGCCGGATATGATTTCGCCTATCCGACGCAAACGACCTTCACCGCTGCGCCCGACGGGACGATGATTCTTCCCTATCCCGACAGTTTGACGGTGAAGCCGCAAAAAGGTGGCGGAACGAAACCGGCCTGA
- a CDS encoding acetyl-CoA C-acyltransferase gives MRDAVIVSTARTPLTKAGRGSFNNTLAPTLGAFSVKAAIERAGIEGGEIDDVLFGAAMQQGSQTMNVARLIALRAGLPVTVPGMSIDRQCSSGLMTIATAAKQIIVDRQDICVAGGVESISKVSGSGKLFVEPDPELIAMHKDTYMPMIGTAEVVAKRYNISREAQDEYSLQSQQRTAAAQAAGKFADEIIACKATMGVMDKETKEVSFKEVVADRDECNRPETTLEGLASLKPVMGEGHTITAGNASQLSDGSAASVLMEAKVAEKRGLNPLGRYVGMAVAGTEPDEMGIGPVYAIPKLLERFNLKMDDIGLWELNEAFAVQVLYCRDKLGIPDELLNVNGGSISIGHPFGMTGARCVGHALLEGKRRGVKYAVVTMCIGGGQGAAGLFEVF, from the coding sequence ATGCGTGACGCCGTCATCGTTTCCACCGCCCGCACCCCGCTGACCAAGGCGGGCCGGGGTTCATTCAACAACACGCTGGCGCCGACGCTGGGCGCCTTTTCGGTCAAGGCGGCGATCGAGCGCGCGGGCATTGAAGGCGGAGAGATTGACGATGTCCTCTTCGGCGCCGCGATGCAGCAGGGGTCGCAGACGATGAACGTCGCGCGCCTCATCGCGCTGCGCGCCGGCCTTCCCGTCACCGTGCCGGGCATGTCGATCGACCGCCAATGCTCGTCGGGCCTGATGACCATCGCCACCGCGGCTAAGCAGATCATCGTCGACCGCCAGGACATCTGCGTCGCGGGGGGCGTTGAAAGCATTTCGAAGGTCAGCGGCAGCGGCAAACTGTTCGTCGAGCCCGATCCGGAACTGATCGCGATGCACAAGGACACCTATATGCCGATGATCGGCACCGCAGAGGTGGTCGCCAAGCGTTACAATATCAGCCGCGAAGCGCAGGATGAATATTCGCTCCAGTCGCAGCAGCGCACCGCCGCCGCGCAGGCCGCGGGCAAATTCGCCGACGAAATCATCGCCTGCAAGGCGACGATGGGCGTGATGGACAAGGAAACGAAGGAAGTCTCCTTCAAGGAAGTCGTCGCCGACCGCGACGAATGCAACCGCCCCGAAACCACGCTCGAAGGGCTCGCCAGCCTCAAGCCGGTGATGGGCGAAGGCCACACCATTACCGCAGGCAATGCCAGCCAGCTGTCCGACGGTTCGGCCGCATCGGTGCTGATGGAAGCCAAGGTCGCCGAAAAGCGCGGCCTCAACCCGCTCGGCCGCTATGTCGGCATGGCGGTCGCGGGCACCGAACCCGACGAAATGGGCATCGGTCCCGTCTATGCCATTCCGAAGCTGCTCGAACGCTTCAATCTCAAGATGGACGACATCGGCCTTTGGGAACTCAACGAAGCCTTCGCGGTGCAGGTCCTCTACTGCCGCGACAAGCTCGGCATTCCTGACGAGCTGCTCAACGTCAACGGCGGCTCTATCTCGATCGGCCACCCCTTTGGCATGACCGGCGCGCGCTGCGTCGGCCACGCGCTGCTCGAAGGCAAGCGCCGCGGCGTCAAATATGCCGTCGTCACCATGTGCATCGGCGGCGGTCAGGGTGCTGCCGGACTGTTCGAAGTTTTCTAA
- a CDS encoding pyridoxamine 5'-phosphate oxidase family protein, which produces MSDDIKKAFWKELANNPFLMIGLSGSHDHAIPMTAQLDKDNDGYFYFFHSRSGRLARGGGAMAHYAAKGHDLFACIAGTLTPVHDRALIDQYWSKPVEAWYEGGRDDPDLLMLRFDLADAEIWTADAGIKGLFKLMTGKTIREGEIGDHERVAL; this is translated from the coding sequence ATGAGCGACGATATCAAAAAGGCCTTCTGGAAAGAGCTGGCCAACAATCCCTTCCTGATGATTGGCCTGTCGGGGTCGCACGACCATGCGATCCCGATGACCGCTCAGCTCGACAAGGATAATGACGGTTATTTCTATTTCTTCCATTCCAGAAGCGGCCGGCTCGCACGCGGCGGCGGCGCCATGGCCCATTATGCGGCCAAGGGGCATGATCTGTTCGCCTGCATCGCGGGCACGCTCACCCCGGTCCACGACCGCGCGCTGATCGACCAATATTGGTCAAAGCCGGTCGAAGCCTGGTATGAAGGCGGAAGGGACGACCCCGATCTGCTCATGCTGCGCTTCGATCTTGCCGACGCCGAAATCTGGACCGCCGACGCCGGCATCAAGGGGCTGTTCAAGCTGATGACCGGCAAGACGATCCGCGAAGGCGAGATCGGCGATCATGAACGGGTTGCCCTGTAA
- a CDS encoding putative quinol monooxygenase: MNAIGIIATLRVQPGKEAEFEGVFAELAPAVRANEPGNSYYRLFKAEEAGVYKVLECYDDAAATEAHRASDHFRTLGAKLAPCLAAPPEIERLSAA, encoded by the coding sequence ATGAACGCCATCGGCATCATCGCGACGCTGCGCGTCCAACCGGGCAAGGAAGCGGAATTTGAAGGCGTCTTCGCCGAACTCGCCCCCGCCGTCCGCGCCAATGAGCCCGGCAACAGCTATTACCGGTTGTTCAAGGCCGAGGAAGCCGGCGTCTATAAAGTGCTCGAATGCTATGACGATGCCGCCGCTACCGAAGCGCATCGGGCTTCCGACCATTTCCGCACGCTGGGCGCCAAACTCGCCCCATGCCTCGCCGCCCCGCCCGAAATCGAGCGGCTGAGCGCCGCCTGA
- the lysA gene encoding diaminopimelate decarboxylase, translating into MDHFKYRDGVLHAEDVPMTRIAEEVGTPVYIYSRATLERHAQVFRDGLKDVPKKHIAFAIKCNPNLGVLRVLARQGYGADVVSGGELERALAAGIAAEDIVFSGVGKTRAELALGLDRGIGQFNIEHEREGVVLAEIAAAKEMTARAVLRVNPDVDAGTHAKISTGKAENKFGVGIDSAPAIFDRLAGLPGLQLRGVALHIGSQLTSLAPLEAAFERAGQLVADLRAAGHSITHVDLGGGLGVPYRPDDNPPTPAEYGAMVARVTKDWDVTLMFEPGRVIAGNTGVLLTEVLWVKPGATDPFVIVDAAMNDLARPALYDAYHDFVAVAPKGEKMTASIVGPVCETGDTFARDREIDVVEEGDLAIFRTAGAYGATMASTYNSRSLVPEVLVDGDRFVVVADRIAAGTIMAAERVPDWIE; encoded by the coding sequence ATGGACCATTTTAAATATCGTGACGGTGTTCTTCACGCCGAAGACGTCCCCATGACCCGCATTGCCGAGGAAGTCGGCACCCCCGTTTATATTTATTCGCGCGCTACGCTGGAGCGCCATGCACAGGTGTTTCGCGACGGGCTGAAGGATGTGCCGAAGAAGCACATCGCCTTTGCGATCAAGTGCAACCCCAATCTGGGCGTGCTGCGCGTGCTCGCGCGGCAGGGCTATGGCGCCGATGTCGTGTCGGGCGGCGAGCTCGAGCGCGCGCTGGCGGCGGGCATAGCGGCGGAGGACATCGTCTTTTCGGGGGTCGGCAAGACGCGCGCCGAGCTGGCGCTGGGGCTCGACCGGGGCATTGGCCAGTTCAACATCGAACATGAGCGCGAAGGCGTTGTGCTCGCCGAAATCGCGGCGGCCAAGGAAATGACCGCGCGCGCGGTGCTGCGCGTCAATCCCGATGTCGATGCGGGCACCCATGCCAAGATTTCGACCGGTAAGGCCGAAAACAAGTTTGGCGTGGGCATCGACAGCGCGCCGGCCATTTTTGATCGGCTCGCGGGCCTGCCGGGCTTGCAACTGCGCGGCGTCGCGCTGCATATCGGCAGCCAGCTCACCAGCCTCGCCCCGCTGGAAGCCGCCTTTGAGCGCGCGGGGCAGCTGGTCGCCGATCTGCGCGCGGCGGGGCACAGCATCACCCATGTCGATCTGGGCGGCGGCTTGGGTGTTCCCTATCGGCCCGACGATAATCCGCCGACCCCGGCCGAATATGGCGCGATGGTGGCGCGGGTGACAAAGGATTGGGACGTCACCTTGATGTTCGAACCCGGCCGCGTGATCGCGGGTAATACCGGGGTGTTGTTGACCGAAGTGCTGTGGGTCAAGCCGGGGGCGACCGACCCCTTTGTCATCGTCGATGCGGCGATGAACGATCTGGCGCGGCCCGCGCTGTATGACGCCTATCACGACTTTGTCGCGGTGGCGCCGAAGGGTGAAAAGATGACCGCCTCCATCGTTGGTCCGGTGTGCGAGACGGGCGACACCTTTGCGCGCGACCGGGAGATTGATGTGGTCGAGGAAGGCGACCTTGCCATTTTCCGCACCGCTGGGGCCTATGGCGCGACCATGGCATCGACCTATAACAGCCGCAGCCTGGTGCCCGAGGTGCTGGTGGATGGCGACCGTTTTGTCGTGGTCGCCGACCGCATTGCCGCGGGCACGATCATGGCGGCGGAGCGGGTGCCCGACTGGATCGAGTAA
- a CDS encoding YkvA family protein, with protein MPGKSLSELIGDLGRRLAVDAHAAWLAARDPRVPALARLLAVAVAAYALSPIDLVPDFIPVLGWLDDLMIVPLGLWIVRRLIPDPVWADLHAEAEAASERPSSRAGMILILALWAFALYLLYWSIRISPWH; from the coding sequence ATGCCGGGTAAATCCCTTTCTGAGCTCATCGGCGATCTGGGCCGTCGCCTCGCCGTTGATGCCCATGCCGCATGGCTCGCCGCGCGCGACCCGCGCGTCCCGGCTTTGGCGCGGCTGCTCGCCGTGGCGGTCGCCGCCTATGCGCTCTCGCCGATCGACCTCGTCCCCGATTTCATTCCCGTGCTTGGCTGGCTCGACGATCTGATGATCGTGCCGCTGGGGCTGTGGATCGTACGGCGGCTGATCCCCGATCCCGTCTGGGCCGACCTTCATGCCGAGGCCGAAGCCGCGAGCGAACGCCCCTCCAGCCGCGCGGGCATGATCCTCATCCTTGCCCTCTGGGCCTTCGCCCTCTACCTCCTCTACTGGAGCATCCGCATCTCGCCCTGGCATTAG
- a CDS encoding dipeptide epimerase, producing MGIQLKSARVERWDVAGDFVISRGARNHVDVVVAAIGVDDLVGRGEGTPIYYQGEDALMCRDQILRAMPHIAGMESAEARAAVQEILGPGAARNALDCALWDLEAQERGVPLWQLAGAEAAPSPRTTALTISLAAPERMAEQAARAEALGYRLLKLKLTGEGDRERVAAVRGGAPEARLLVDANESWGQLDLMEEAEALLALGVEMIEQPVPSGTDALLDGIYAPLPFVADESCHTVADVARIGAFYDGVNIKLDKAGGLTEALRLADAADEAGLAIMAGCMLSTSLAIAPAFILAQRARWVDLDGPALLARDREPGFRYERGTILPPGV from the coding sequence ATGGGTATCCAACTGAAAAGCGCACGGGTCGAACGCTGGGACGTGGCGGGCGATTTCGTTATCAGCCGCGGCGCACGCAATCATGTCGATGTGGTCGTTGCCGCAATTGGCGTCGATGATCTTGTCGGGCGCGGCGAAGGAACGCCCATCTATTATCAGGGCGAGGATGCGCTGATGTGCCGCGACCAGATTTTGCGCGCCATGCCGCATATTGCCGGCATGGAAAGCGCCGAAGCGCGCGCGGCGGTGCAGGAAATTTTGGGCCCGGGCGCGGCGCGCAACGCGCTCGACTGCGCGCTGTGGGATCTGGAGGCGCAGGAACGCGGGGTACCGCTGTGGCAATTGGCGGGGGCCGAGGCCGCGCCCAGCCCGCGCACGACGGCATTGACCATTTCGCTGGCGGCGCCGGAGCGCATGGCCGAACAGGCGGCGCGGGCAGAGGCGCTGGGCTATCGGCTGCTGAAACTCAAATTGACCGGCGAGGGCGACCGTGAGCGGGTGGCGGCGGTGCGCGGCGGGGCGCCCGAAGCGCGGCTGCTCGTCGATGCCAATGAAAGCTGGGGCCAGCTTGACCTGATGGAAGAGGCCGAGGCGCTCCTCGCGCTGGGCGTTGAAATGATCGAACAGCCGGTGCCTTCGGGGACCGATGCGCTGCTCGATGGCATTTATGCGCCGCTTCCTTTTGTGGCCGATGAAAGTTGCCACACCGTCGCCGATGTGGCGCGGATTGGTGCCTTTTATGACGGGGTGAATATCAAGCTCGACAAGGCGGGTGGGCTGACCGAAGCGCTGCGCCTCGCCGATGCCGCCGATGAGGCGGGGCTGGCGATCATGGCCGGCTGTATGCTCTCGACCAGTCTTGCCATTGCGCCCGCCTTCATCCTTGCCCAGCGGGCGCGTTGGGTCGATCTCGATGGACCGGCGCTGCTGGCGCGCGACCGGGAGCCGGGGTTTCGTTATGAGCGCGGCACGATTTTGCCGCCGGGGGTTTAA